The following are from one region of the uncultured Hyphomonas sp. genome:
- the murD gene encoding UDP-N-acetylmuramoyl-L-alanine--D-glutamate ligase, with protein MIPITEYAGRDVAVFGLGRTGLSAAKALKAGGARVHAWDDDEDTRRQAEAAGMTLSDINKRDWQTFAALVLSPGIPYKFPQPHRIVRMAEMTGVPIVGDMELFARAVQALPERGRPKIVGITGTNGKSTTTSLIGHILKQAGRDARIGGNIGTGVLDLAALHANAIYVLELSSYQLDLVKSLHCDIAVLLNISPDHLERHGGMEGYQAAKMRIFQNQTERDTAVVGFDDVITQSIAIGLAARGPARVVQASSSYALGRGVSAVDGHLYDSTSGNAVFVGNLADCAALPGKHNHQNAVAAYATCRALGLDPQTIMEGLRTFPGLAHRMERVGEIEGVRFINDSKATNAQAAEQALKSYDNIYWIAGGVPKSDGIGALTPYFPRINKAYLIGEAEEPFTNALRGRVAAQGCGTLESAVQAAFRDAKNSGIDNPVILLSPACASFDQFRDFEHRGDTFRAIVEAMMPTELRELA; from the coding sequence ATGATCCCGATCACGGAATACGCAGGAAGGGATGTTGCGGTGTTCGGCCTTGGCCGCACCGGCCTTTCCGCTGCCAAGGCCCTGAAGGCCGGCGGCGCGCGTGTTCATGCGTGGGACGATGATGAAGATACCCGCCGCCAGGCCGAGGCTGCGGGCATGACCCTTTCCGACATCAACAAGCGCGACTGGCAGACCTTTGCCGCGCTCGTCCTGTCGCCGGGCATTCCCTACAAATTCCCGCAGCCGCACCGTATCGTGCGCATGGCCGAGATGACCGGCGTGCCGATCGTCGGCGATATGGAACTGTTCGCCCGCGCCGTGCAGGCCCTGCCCGAACGCGGACGGCCGAAGATCGTCGGCATCACCGGGACAAATGGTAAGTCGACGACGACCTCACTGATCGGGCACATACTGAAGCAGGCCGGGCGCGATGCGCGGATCGGCGGCAATATCGGGACGGGCGTGCTGGACCTTGCCGCCCTGCACGCCAATGCGATCTATGTGCTGGAACTCAGCTCCTACCAGCTGGATCTGGTTAAGAGTCTGCACTGCGATATCGCCGTTCTGCTGAATATCAGTCCGGACCATCTTGAGCGTCATGGCGGGATGGAGGGCTACCAGGCTGCGAAGATGCGGATCTTCCAGAATCAGACCGAGCGGGATACCGCCGTGGTCGGGTTCGATGACGTGATCACCCAGTCCATCGCGATTGGCCTGGCGGCGCGCGGTCCGGCCCGTGTGGTCCAGGCGTCGTCCAGCTATGCGCTGGGCCGTGGTGTAAGCGCTGTAGACGGACATCTTTACGATTCAACCAGCGGCAATGCCGTCTTTGTCGGAAATCTCGCAGACTGTGCTGCGCTGCCCGGCAAACACAATCACCAGAACGCCGTGGCGGCCTATGCTACGTGCCGCGCGCTTGGTCTCGACCCGCAGACCATTATGGAAGGTCTCAGAACCTTCCCCGGTCTCGCGCACCGCATGGAGCGCGTGGGCGAGATTGAAGGCGTGCGCTTCATCAACGACTCCAAGGCCACCAATGCGCAGGCCGCAGAGCAGGCGTTGAAGTCTTACGACAATATTTACTGGATTGCCGGCGGTGTGCCGAAATCCGATGGCATCGGTGCGCTGACGCCTTACTTCCCGCGCATCAACAAGGCCTATCTGATCGGTGAGGCGGAAGAGCCTTTCACCAATGCGCTGAGGGGCCGGGTGGCCGCTCAGGGGTGCGGAACGCTGGAAAGTGCCGTCCAGGCTGCGTTCCGCGATGCCAAAAATTCCGGAATCGACAATCCGGTCATTCTTCTTTCACCAGCCTGTGCGAGCTTCGACCAGTTCCGCGATTTTGAGCACCGGGGCGATACGTTCCGGGCCATCGTGGAGGCGATGATGCCCACAGAGCTGAGGGAACTTGCTTGA
- the murC gene encoding UDP-N-acetylmuramate--L-alanine ligase yields MASPTPFDLGPAHIVGIGGIGMSGIADVMITMGYDVQGSDIKDSDNIERLRQRGAKVFIGHKAENVKGAGTVIISSAIKGDNPEVAMARAAGIPVVRRANMLAEITRLKYTVCVAGTHGKTTTTSMVAALLDGAGIDPTVINGGIIHAYGSNYKAGESDWMVVESDESDGTFAKLHPTCAIVTNIDPEHMDHYGSMEKLRDAFDVFVENLPFYGFAVLCTDHPEVQALAARVTDRRRITYGFNRQADIRAANLQTDLAGAHFDVALRRPGSAMPRMIEGLTLPMAGEHNVQNALAAIAVALELGATDEQIRNALISFGGVKRRFTAVGEWTPEAGKAPVRIIDDYGHHPVEITAVLKAARAMQGQGQIIAVCQPHRYTRLRDLFEEFSRCFDQADEVLVAPVYEAGESPIEGYDADTLVASIRRHGHRAVSRLDSLDNLPDVIRAHAEPGAMVVCLGAGDITRYAGELASKLDTAG; encoded by the coding sequence ATGGCTTCCCCCACACCTTTTGATCTTGGCCCGGCCCATATTGTCGGGATTGGCGGCATCGGCATGTCCGGCATTGCGGATGTGATGATCACCATGGGCTATGACGTGCAGGGGTCCGATATCAAGGACTCCGACAATATCGAGCGTCTGCGCCAGCGCGGGGCGAAAGTGTTCATCGGGCACAAGGCGGAGAACGTCAAAGGCGCCGGGACGGTGATTATTTCCTCCGCGATCAAAGGCGACAATCCGGAAGTGGCCATGGCCAGGGCGGCAGGCATTCCCGTTGTACGCCGGGCCAACATGCTGGCTGAGATCACGCGTCTGAAATACACGGTCTGTGTGGCCGGGACCCATGGCAAGACGACGACCACCTCCATGGTCGCGGCGCTGCTCGACGGAGCAGGGATCGACCCGACGGTGATCAATGGCGGCATCATTCATGCCTATGGATCGAACTACAAGGCAGGTGAAAGCGACTGGATGGTCGTTGAGAGCGATGAGAGCGATGGCACCTTCGCCAAGCTGCATCCGACCTGCGCAATCGTCACGAATATCGACCCGGAACATATGGACCATTACGGCTCCATGGAAAAACTGCGGGACGCCTTCGATGTGTTCGTCGAAAACCTGCCCTTCTATGGGTTCGCCGTACTGTGTACGGACCACCCGGAAGTACAGGCGCTGGCTGCGCGCGTAACCGACCGCCGGCGTATTACCTATGGCTTCAACCGCCAGGCCGACATCCGCGCGGCCAACCTGCAGACGGATCTCGCCGGGGCGCATTTCGATGTGGCCCTGCGCCGCCCGGGATCGGCCATGCCGCGTATGATCGAGGGCCTGACGCTGCCTATGGCAGGCGAGCACAATGTCCAGAATGCCCTGGCGGCCATCGCCGTTGCGCTCGAACTCGGCGCGACCGACGAGCAGATCCGGAACGCGCTGATCAGTTTCGGCGGCGTGAAGCGGCGCTTCACCGCTGTCGGGGAGTGGACCCCGGAGGCAGGCAAGGCGCCAGTCCGGATCATTGATGATTATGGCCATCACCCGGTGGAAATCACCGCCGTGCTAAAGGCCGCCCGGGCCATGCAGGGCCAGGGGCAGATCATCGCCGTCTGCCAGCCGCACCGCTACACGCGGCTGCGGGACTTGTTCGAGGAATTCTCCCGCTGTTTCGATCAGGCGGATGAGGTTCTGGTCGCACCGGTCTATGAAGCAGGAGAGAGCCCCATCGAGGGATATGATGCCGATACGCTTGTCGCCTCCATCCGACGGCACGGGCATCGCGCTGTCTCGCGGCTGGATTCCCTCGACAATCTGCCGGACGTGATCCGGGCGCATGCCGAGCCGGGTGCCATGGTCGTCTGCCTCGGGGCGGGGGACATCACCCGCTATGCCGGGGAGCTCGCCTCAAAGCTCGATACGGCAGGCTGA
- a CDS encoding putative peptidoglycan glycosyltransferase FtsW: MSYTATAPFLARSDTSWFMEWRRTVDWGLLAGAFFLMAIGLLMSLAAGPSAAARIGYDNPYFFPMRQSMFAAAGVVLLLGTSMLDRAWARRFAAVLLFGCIGLMVYILVGGGHEAKGAHRWIRVAGFSLQPSEVAKPALIVMSGWLLAQRELYPNRIWEVVAFIFFAVTVGLFLLQPDVGQSFLLTAAFIVTFFVSGLPWRWGAAFAGGGTALGGLLYALLPHVRDRLRGFAEVRHGDHSQIDRAAEAIGRGGLFGVGPGEGLVKAHLPDAHTDFIFAVMVEEFGLVAAIVLLAAFALMILRGFRASARVEDGYARAASAGLFTLFGLQAAINLAVNLALIPPKGMTLPFVSYGGSSMLGTALTLGLALALVRGQGTRTRGRYG; encoded by the coding sequence TTGAGCTACACAGCCACAGCGCCATTTCTCGCCCGGTCAGATACGTCCTGGTTCATGGAGTGGCGGCGCACAGTTGATTGGGGCCTCCTGGCGGGGGCGTTCTTCCTGATGGCGATCGGCCTTCTGATGTCGCTGGCGGCTGGCCCGAGTGCGGCGGCGCGCATCGGCTATGACAATCCCTATTTCTTTCCGATGCGCCAATCGATGTTTGCGGCGGCCGGCGTCGTCCTGCTGCTCGGCACCAGCATGCTGGACCGGGCCTGGGCCCGGCGGTTTGCGGCCGTCCTGCTGTTCGGCTGTATCGGTCTGATGGTCTACATCCTCGTCGGTGGCGGGCACGAGGCGAAGGGCGCGCATCGCTGGATCCGGGTCGCCGGATTTTCGTTGCAGCCATCGGAAGTGGCCAAGCCTGCGCTGATCGTCATGTCCGGCTGGCTGCTGGCGCAACGCGAACTCTATCCGAACAGGATCTGGGAAGTGGTGGCGTTTATCTTTTTCGCTGTCACAGTCGGCCTGTTCCTGCTGCAGCCGGATGTGGGTCAGTCCTTCCTCCTGACGGCGGCCTTTATCGTGACCTTTTTTGTCAGCGGCCTGCCATGGCGCTGGGGCGCGGCCTTTGCCGGGGGTGGCACTGCTTTGGGCGGCCTGCTCTACGCACTGTTGCCGCACGTCCGCGACCGGCTGCGCGGCTTTGCCGAAGTACGTCATGGGGACCATTCGCAAATCGACCGGGCTGCCGAAGCGATCGGCCGCGGCGGCCTGTTCGGCGTCGGCCCGGGGGAGGGGCTGGTCAAGGCCCATCTGCCTGATGCGCATACGGACTTTATCTTTGCGGTCATGGTGGAAGAGTTCGGCCTCGTCGCGGCGATCGTGCTGCTTGCGGCCTTTGCACTGATGATTCTGCGCGGTTTCCGGGCCTCGGCCCGGGTTGAGGACGGCTATGCCCGTGCGGCAAGTGCCGGACTTTTCACGCTTTTTGGTCTTCAGGCTGCCATAAACCTGGCGGTAAATCTGGCTCTGATCCCGCCGAAAGGGATGACACTGCCATTTGTCTCCTATGGCGGCTCGTCCATGCTCGGCACAGCATTGACTCTGGGCCTTGCGCTGGCACTTGTGCGCGGACAAGGTACGCGCACAAGGGGCCGGTATGGCTGA
- a CDS encoding MFS transporter — protein MSDTQVVGPAVAVPESEAEHADGGPFGIKGLAWAVFEGARNPYYNLIVIYVFAPYFAKEMAGGGEHGLSLSGLTITLAGIATALTAPFLGVIADKAGRRKPPIAFFMTLMVVCSFSLWWARPDGPLTMWPTMAVLGVAYCCYGYSEVLHNAMLPNAGRPSALPYISGLGLSMGNILSVGILIFFLFGLLLPGSGLPFAPAEQVIKLDRETFAPERFSGPFVAVWITVLVIPFFLFMPDGIKGGRSMSWKQAAADVFRGEDRHSGKAQNPADRISVLFGYLKGLFKEHPQTMRFLVARTIYADAMSALLTLGAVYAGTFLGWSGVEILFFGITGVLFGAVGGFVGGFLDRLLGPKLALVWEISVLVFLLLAQLSITPDALFFGLMPANTPVWDSPFFSTLSDIAYFLFVIPVAIAVVASISSSRYMLVHIAPRERIGEFFGLYAIAGTVTVWMGPGIVSLLTWLTGNQRIGMGGIGFMFLAGLIILWKVHAPKRGFED, from the coding sequence ATGAGTGACACGCAGGTTGTCGGACCAGCGGTTGCGGTCCCCGAATCCGAAGCGGAGCACGCTGACGGTGGGCCGTTCGGCATCAAGGGATTGGCCTGGGCTGTCTTCGAAGGCGCGCGCAATCCTTATTACAACCTGATCGTCATTTATGTTTTCGCGCCCTATTTCGCAAAAGAGATGGCCGGCGGTGGAGAGCACGGGCTCAGCCTGTCCGGCCTGACGATCACGCTGGCCGGTATCGCGACAGCCCTGACGGCTCCGTTCCTGGGGGTGATCGCAGACAAAGCCGGGCGGCGAAAGCCACCGATCGCCTTCTTCATGACGCTCATGGTCGTGTGTTCGTTCAGCCTGTGGTGGGCACGTCCTGACGGACCGTTGACCATGTGGCCGACCATGGCGGTGCTGGGCGTGGCCTATTGCTGCTATGGCTATTCCGAAGTGCTGCACAATGCGATGCTGCCGAATGCGGGGCGGCCGAGTGCCTTGCCCTATATCTCCGGTCTTGGCCTTTCCATGGGCAATATTCTGAGTGTCGGGATCCTGATTTTCTTCCTGTTCGGCCTGCTCCTGCCCGGATCCGGGTTGCCCTTTGCACCGGCAGAGCAGGTGATCAAGCTCGACCGCGAAACCTTTGCGCCGGAACGTTTCTCCGGACCCTTCGTGGCTGTCTGGATTACTGTCCTTGTGATCCCGTTCTTCCTCTTCATGCCGGATGGCATCAAGGGCGGCCGGAGCATGAGCTGGAAGCAGGCCGCAGCAGATGTTTTCCGCGGAGAAGACCGCCATTCGGGGAAGGCGCAGAACCCGGCTGACCGGATCAGCGTGCTGTTCGGTTACCTCAAAGGGCTCTTCAAGGAGCATCCGCAGACCATGCGCTTCCTCGTCGCGCGCACGATTTATGCCGATGCGATGTCTGCGCTCCTGACACTTGGGGCCGTCTATGCCGGAACCTTCCTGGGGTGGAGCGGGGTGGAGATCTTGTTCTTCGGTATCACGGGCGTTCTGTTCGGCGCGGTTGGCGGTTTCGTGGGCGGCTTCCTGGATCGCCTTCTGGGGCCGAAACTGGCATTGGTCTGGGAGATTTCAGTGCTCGTCTTCCTGTTGCTTGCGCAGCTCTCGATCACGCCGGACGCCCTGTTCTTCGGCCTTATGCCCGCCAACACGCCTGTCTGGGACAGCCCGTTCTTCAGCACGCTATCCGATATCGCCTACTTCCTGTTCGTGATCCCGGTTGCAATCGCCGTCGTCGCATCCATTTCGTCCAGCCGGTACATGCTGGTGCATATTGCCCCGCGTGAGCGGATCGGAGAATTCTTCGGGCTCTATGCCATTGCGGGTACGGTGACGGTCTGGATGGGCCCCGGCATTGTCAGCCTGCTTACCTGGCTGACGGGAAATCAGAGAATTGGCATGGGCGGCATCGGTTTCATGTTCCTGGCCGGGCTGATCATTCTCTGGAAGGTCCACGCGCCGAAGCGCGGTTTCGAAGACTGA
- the cpaB gene encoding Flp pilus assembly protein CpaB, with translation MSPMRLIILIGAAAAAIAAAFLVRGLTQSETATRTVVQQQTVLETQEVSETHVLVAKRDLLVGDLLSPDDFEWAPWPKKNVVDGYKTEEADADAINELSGSVVRIPIYADEPILPQKLVMKGETGFMAALLSPGMRAISVEISTESASGGFILPDDRVDVILTYQSQVTMAEAVVDRPVTETILKNVRVLAIDQVFYQGESESASQIGNTATLEVKPDEAELIAHAQRLGTLSLSLRPWSDAGDTGSRGARTDLLRGGSTGNGITIYRNGQAAAGLGGS, from the coding sequence ATGTCACCGATGCGTCTTATTATCCTGATTGGCGCGGCCGCTGCGGCCATAGCTGCAGCGTTTCTCGTCCGGGGGCTGACCCAGTCGGAGACCGCGACGCGGACAGTCGTCCAGCAACAGACTGTGTTGGAGACGCAGGAAGTTTCTGAAACACATGTCCTGGTTGCCAAGCGGGACCTTTTGGTCGGCGATCTTTTGTCCCCGGACGATTTTGAATGGGCCCCATGGCCCAAGAAAAACGTTGTGGATGGATACAAGACCGAAGAAGCTGACGCGGATGCAATTAATGAATTGTCGGGAAGTGTTGTACGTATTCCGATTTACGCCGACGAGCCCATTCTTCCGCAAAAGCTGGTGATGAAGGGTGAAACAGGCTTTATGGCTGCGCTCCTGTCTCCTGGCATGCGGGCGATCTCAGTCGAGATCTCCACCGAATCAGCTTCGGGTGGCTTTATCCTGCCGGACGATCGGGTGGATGTCATTCTGACTTACCAATCGCAGGTCACCATGGCGGAGGCGGTTGTGGACCGCCCGGTAACCGAGACCATTCTCAAGAATGTCCGGGTGCTGGCGATTGACCAGGTCTTTTATCAGGGCGAATCCGAATCGGCCTCCCAGATCGGCAATACGGCCACTCTGGAAGTGAAGCCGGATGAAGCAGAGTTGATTGCCCATGCGCAACGCCTCGGCACGCTGTCATTGTCGCTCCGGCCCTGGTCGGATGCAGGCGACACGGGGTCGCGCGGTGCACGAACAGATCTTCTGCGCGGTGGATCGACTGGAAATGGCATCACAATTTATCGCAACGGCCAGGCAGCTGCCGGCCTTGGGGGTAGTTGA
- a CDS encoding Flp family type IVb pilin, producing MFARFLKDESGATAIEYGLIAALIAVAIIGGVSALGTNANATFEKVAGNMV from the coding sequence ATGTTTGCACGTTTTCTGAAAGATGAATCGGGTGCGACCGCTATCGAATACGGCCTTATCGCCGCTCTGATCGCTGTCGCCATTATCGGTGGCGTTTCGGCCCTCGGTACCAATGCCAACGCGACGTTCGAGAAGGTCGCAGGCAATATGGTCTAA
- a CDS encoding pilus assembly protein N-terminal domain-containing protein, which produces MKTFARTCAFGLVTTLMVLPAVAGPLTVEANKTVPIKMKGAAASVVLGNQNIADVAVHDEHLIFITGKSFGTTNLMVFDQSGNQILNTEVIVTVNSSNLVTVNRNGSNYTYDCAPTCRPTISPGDDNAYFGELISQQNGMQSLTNAD; this is translated from the coding sequence ATGAAAACTTTCGCGCGGACCTGTGCATTCGGCCTGGTCACCACCCTGATGGTTCTGCCGGCCGTTGCGGGACCACTGACTGTCGAAGCCAACAAGACTGTTCCGATTAAAATGAAGGGCGCAGCAGCAAGCGTCGTCCTCGGGAACCAGAATATCGCAGATGTCGCCGTTCATGACGAACATCTGATCTTTATAACGGGCAAATCGTTTGGCACGACCAATCTCATGGTGTTCGACCAGTCCGGCAACCAGATCCTGAATACGGAAGTCATCGTGACGGTAAACTCGTCAAATCTCGTCACGGTCAACCGTAACGGATCAAATTACACCTATGACTGCGCCCCTACCTGCCGACCGACTATCAGCCCGGGTGACGATAACGCCTATTTCGGAGAGCTGATAAGCCAACAAAATGGCATGCAGAGCCTCACAAACGCCGACTGA
- a CDS encoding TadE/TadG family type IV pilus assembly protein — protein sequence MTVRKILSRFNPRLKWRGIRGLRYNEQGISAVEFALIAPLLITLYLGAIEISFLMDADRRVTQTSASLGDLTARLSTVTDTDMAEMFAAAKVLMDPYDANTAEMRISSIVDKGDGHPKVAWSDAHNMSPYNKGETVTLPAGIMPSPGSIIMTEVYYEYESSFGYVVSASKTISDKFYLRPRRVSEIARVTSSTSGTNPFGPTS from the coding sequence ATGACAGTCCGCAAGATTCTGTCCCGATTCAATCCCCGCCTGAAATGGCGCGGCATACGTGGACTGCGTTATAATGAGCAAGGCATCTCGGCCGTCGAGTTTGCCTTGATCGCCCCCTTGCTGATCACGCTCTACCTCGGCGCGATCGAGATCAGCTTCCTGATGGATGCCGATCGCCGGGTGACCCAGACAAGCGCGAGCCTCGGCGATCTGACCGCCCGCCTGTCGACAGTGACGGATACCGATATGGCGGAAATGTTCGCTGCCGCCAAAGTGTTGATGGATCCCTACGATGCCAACACCGCAGAAATGCGCATTTCAAGCATTGTGGATAAAGGCGACGGCCATCCGAAAGTTGCCTGGTCGGATGCACACAACATGTCGCCCTACAACAAGGGCGAGACGGTGACGCTCCCGGCAGGCATCATGCCCTCCCCCGGCTCAATCATCATGACCGAAGTCTACTACGAGTATGAGAGCAGCTTCGGTTATGTTGTTTCGGCCTCGAAGACGATCAGCGACAAATTCTACCTGCGCCCCCGGCGCGTATCGGAGATCGCGCGCGTGACATCGTCAACCTCAGGTACCAACCCGTTCGGCCCCACAAGCTGA
- the murG gene encoding undecaprenyldiphospho-muramoylpentapeptide beta-N-acetylglucosaminyltransferase: protein MAEETNEKQGEKLVIIAAGGTGGHMFPARAFADEMRRRGWRVGLISDSRGLHYASDFPAEWKEEVFAASPNFRKPWTLPGAFLKIQAGISGARKIMKQQRPALVAGFGGYPAFPALAAARWAKVPILIHEQNAVLGRVNRNMARHASVVASGFERLDRLPGGKAHKAVGNPVRAPILAVRDLPYPPTDGKLTLLVTGGSQGSKIIGESVPLAIANHIPAPLRSRLKVIQQVRAEQLEQVKEIYDKVMVEAELAPFFSDMPEKLAAAHLVIARSGAGTVSELAAVGRPSILIPLAIAMDDHQVANAEALTDAGAADMILEANLYPALLGELIAARLGDADELKQRAEVAKNSAKVNAAGDLADLAEAVALH, encoded by the coding sequence ATGGCTGAAGAGACGAACGAAAAACAGGGCGAAAAACTGGTCATCATCGCAGCGGGCGGTACCGGCGGGCACATGTTCCCGGCGCGTGCCTTTGCGGATGAAATGCGCAGACGCGGCTGGCGCGTCGGCCTGATCTCCGACAGCCGCGGCCTTCATTATGCCAGCGATTTTCCGGCGGAATGGAAGGAAGAGGTGTTCGCCGCCTCCCCGAATTTCCGCAAACCATGGACGCTGCCCGGCGCCTTCCTGAAGATCCAGGCGGGTATCAGCGGGGCGCGGAAGATCATGAAACAACAGCGCCCGGCGCTGGTGGCCGGCTTTGGCGGATATCCGGCTTTTCCGGCTCTTGCGGCGGCGCGCTGGGCAAAGGTGCCGATCCTCATTCACGAACAGAATGCCGTGCTGGGCCGGGTGAACCGGAACATGGCCCGTCATGCCAGCGTGGTCGCTTCCGGTTTCGAGCGGCTGGACAGACTGCCGGGCGGCAAGGCGCACAAGGCGGTTGGCAATCCGGTCCGCGCACCGATCCTTGCCGTCCGGGACCTGCCGTATCCGCCTACGGACGGCAAGCTGACCCTTCTCGTCACAGGCGGCAGCCAGGGCTCGAAGATCATCGGCGAGAGTGTTCCACTGGCGATTGCCAATCACATCCCTGCGCCGCTCCGCTCTCGTCTGAAAGTGATCCAGCAGGTGCGCGCGGAGCAGTTGGAGCAGGTGAAAGAGATCTACGACAAGGTCATGGTCGAGGCAGAGCTTGCACCTTTCTTCTCCGACATGCCGGAGAAACTCGCCGCCGCGCATCTCGTGATTGCGCGCAGCGGGGCAGGAACGGTCAGCGAACTTGCCGCGGTTGGCCGCCCGTCGATCCTCATCCCGCTGGCGATTGCGATGGACGATCACCAGGTCGCCAATGCCGAGGCGCTGACAGATGCGGGCGCTGCAGACATGATCCTAGAGGCAAACCTCTATCCAGCTCTGCTGGGTGAACTGATCGCGGCCCGCCTTGGTGATGCGGATGAGCTGAAGCAACGCGCCGAAGTGGCAAAGAACTCCGCTAAGGTGAACGCAGCAGGCGACCTTGCCGACCTCGCAGAAGCGGTGGCTCTGCACTGA
- a CDS encoding prepilin peptidase yields MILVILGGAFLVLCFFAALHDVNSLTIPNWLNLTLAGLFVPAAAFSGLPIEIIFGHVLVGLATFVIAFGLFAFRIFGGGDAKMIPAVMLWIGPSAAMEFTFTMAIVGGLCAVVIVLVRNTVPAVVLPGPIRAPFEENAGVPYGVAIAAGAFMASPASPILSQTLRSVGVIG; encoded by the coding sequence ATGATTTTGGTCATCCTTGGCGGCGCATTCCTCGTCCTTTGCTTTTTCGCGGCACTTCACGACGTCAACAGTCTGACGATTCCCAACTGGTTGAATCTGACGCTTGCTGGTCTGTTCGTCCCCGCCGCGGCCTTTTCCGGCCTCCCCATAGAGATTATTTTCGGACATGTGCTGGTCGGCCTGGCGACGTTTGTCATTGCTTTTGGTCTTTTTGCCTTCCGCATTTTCGGGGGAGGGGATGCAAAAATGATCCCTGCTGTCATGCTCTGGATCGGACCTTCGGCCGCTATGGAATTCACCTTCACAATGGCAATCGTCGGCGGCCTATGCGCCGTGGTTATTGTGCTTGTCCGAAATACGGTGCCCGCCGTTGTCCTGCCAGGGCCGATCCGTGCTCCATTCGAAGAGAATGCCGGCGTTCCGTATGGGGTCGCCATCGCTGCAGGTGCCTTCATGGCGAGCCCCGCGTCTCCAATCCTTTCGCAAACGTTAAGATCAGTCGGAGTAATCGGTTAA
- a CDS encoding TadE/TadG family type IV pilus assembly protein, which produces MRWLNVGILTSRLQRKFAEWATERRGATAVEFALIAAPFFFIIFSLLEICVIFIMSTVLENAVSDSAREIRTGQAQEAGFSMVEYRKSVCDHLYGLMGCDSNLHVDVRRLDSFSVANLSSPLDSDGNFDDSDFDFQPGSANDIVAVRVYYEWGLITPILSAPLANMANGKHLLQAATVFRNEPFGD; this is translated from the coding sequence ATGCGTTGGTTGAACGTGGGAATTCTGACATCCAGACTGCAGCGCAAGTTTGCGGAATGGGCGACTGAACGTCGCGGTGCGACCGCAGTGGAATTTGCACTGATCGCCGCGCCTTTCTTCTTCATCATTTTCAGCCTGTTGGAAATCTGTGTGATTTTCATCATGTCGACAGTCCTGGAAAACGCGGTATCTGACTCCGCGCGGGAGATACGGACCGGCCAGGCCCAGGAGGCCGGCTTTTCCATGGTCGAGTACAGAAAATCTGTCTGCGACCACCTGTATGGCCTGATGGGATGCGATTCAAACCTTCATGTTGATGTGAGGCGGCTGGACAGCTTCAGCGTGGCAAACCTCTCATCTCCGCTCGATTCAGATGGAAATTTCGATGACAGCGACTTTGACTTCCAGCCTGGCTCGGCAAACGACATCGTCGCTGTCCGGGTTTATTACGAGTGGGGTCTGATAACGCCGATCTTGTCCGCTCCATTGGCCAATATGGCCAATGGCAAGCACTTGCTTCAGGCCGCCACCGTCTTCCGTAACGAGCCATTCGGAGACTGA